In Haloplanus rubicundus, one DNA window encodes the following:
- a CDS encoding alpha/beta fold hydrolase, whose protein sequence is MPTVTSPDGTRIAYERHGDGPPLVLLHGGLTRRYWDPLVPRFADDHTVVVPDRRGRGESGDGEHYGIEREVADARAVVEAVEGTPVLFGHSFGGLQAIEAARVAPVAGVVAYEPAYLVDDYRETADLAARMQARLDAGERREATKLHLREVLRDDIEDFDAWLDEWPVWPAPVDHVENTLRMNRALEAHPLPDAFDVDAPVLLLTGSEGPAHLRESVRAVHDALPESRLVEFEGVGHSGPTEAPERTAEAVREFLADLTPTPAR, encoded by the coding sequence ATGCCGACCGTAACGTCCCCCGACGGCACACGTATCGCGTACGAACGACACGGCGACGGGCCGCCGCTCGTACTCCTCCACGGCGGGCTGACCCGACGCTACTGGGACCCGCTCGTCCCGCGGTTCGCCGACGACCACACGGTAGTCGTCCCGGACCGGCGCGGCCGCGGCGAGAGCGGTGATGGCGAGCACTACGGCATCGAGCGCGAAGTCGCGGACGCCCGCGCCGTCGTCGAGGCAGTCGAGGGAACGCCCGTCCTGTTCGGTCACTCCTTCGGCGGCCTACAGGCCATCGAGGCGGCCCGCGTCGCCCCCGTCGCGGGCGTCGTCGCCTACGAACCGGCCTACCTCGTCGACGACTACCGCGAGACGGCCGACCTGGCGGCGCGGATGCAGGCTCGCCTCGACGCCGGCGAGCGCCGCGAGGCGACGAAACTCCACCTCCGCGAGGTGCTCCGCGACGACATCGAGGACTTCGACGCGTGGCTCGACGAGTGGCCGGTCTGGCCCGCACCCGTCGACCACGTCGAGAACACGCTCCGGATGAATCGGGCGCTCGAAGCCCACCCGCTGCCCGACGCGTTCGACGTCGACGCCCCCGTCCTCCTGTTGACCGGGAGCGAGGGGCCCGCCCACCTCCGGGAGAGCGTCCGCGCCGTCCACGACGCCCTCCCCGAGAGCCGCCTCGTCGAGTTCGAGGGCGTGGGTCACAGCGGCCCGACGGAGGCACCCGAACGCACCGCCGAGGCGGTTCGCGAGTTCCTCGCGGATCTGACGCCGACGCCGGCTCGATAG
- a CDS encoding ArsR/SmtB family transcription factor, with translation MTDDTESLRPDDAFTLLADGTRIKIIRALGDASTPGVPETLPFAELRRRADISGSGRFNYHLGKLEGQFVEETEDGYRLSYPGVRVYQAIKAGTFTDRVRIDAFELDADCHVCGASQEAAYDDSMFRVRCGGDCGAVFYKYFCPPSSLTEREREGVLRAANERIQREIASMSKGVCPWCCGRMTSRVLPPDAEMPHRDNPAIEHRVLHTCDTCDGAIYTRLGGLLVTHPAVVSFFYDHGIDVTRRHVWSLPFAASDERTSITGTDPWRATVRVECEGDTLRVRLDDGPSVIEAER, from the coding sequence GTGACTGACGACACGGAGAGCCTGCGTCCCGACGACGCGTTCACCCTGCTGGCAGACGGGACGCGAATCAAGATCATCAGGGCGCTCGGGGACGCCTCCACGCCCGGCGTCCCGGAGACGCTCCCCTTCGCCGAGTTGCGACGCCGAGCCGACATCTCGGGGAGCGGCCGGTTCAACTACCACCTCGGCAAACTGGAGGGCCAGTTCGTCGAGGAGACGGAGGATGGCTACCGCCTGAGCTACCCCGGCGTCCGGGTGTATCAGGCGATCAAGGCGGGGACGTTCACCGACCGCGTGCGGATCGACGCCTTCGAACTCGACGCCGACTGTCACGTCTGCGGCGCGTCACAGGAGGCCGCCTACGACGACAGCATGTTCCGCGTGCGCTGTGGCGGCGACTGTGGCGCGGTGTTCTACAAGTACTTCTGCCCGCCGAGCAGCCTGACCGAGCGGGAACGCGAGGGCGTCCTCCGGGCGGCCAACGAGCGCATCCAGCGCGAAATCGCGTCGATGTCGAAAGGCGTCTGCCCGTGGTGCTGTGGCCGCATGACCTCGCGGGTCCTCCCACCGGACGCCGAGATGCCCCACCGCGACAACCCCGCCATCGAACACCGCGTCCTGCACACCTGTGACACCTGCGACGGCGCCATCTACACGCGTCTCGGCGGGCTGCTCGTCACCCATCCCGCCGTCGTCTCCTTTTTCTACGACCACGGTATCGACGTGACGCGCCGGCACGTCTGGTCGCTCCCCTTCGCCGCCTCCGACGAGCGGACGTCGATCACCGGCACCGATCCGTGGCGGGCGACGGTACGGGTCGAGTGCGAGGGCGATACGCTTCGGGTTCGCCTCGACGACGGACCGTCGGTGATCGAAGCGGAGCGCTGA
- a CDS encoding DUF5812 family protein has product MTDDKTGTFLVTAADDDSAVLSDVDDGQVHTLAGNPGVEAGEAIEGTVAPEPPMEVAWKLVDVADRWTISVEESSESPTTLERELAEEQAVGELTKRERAGVGEIHVLTVAEGETDAAVADVLDDAAGLRERAARLGVERVVVRSAPGVVSVRYLP; this is encoded by the coding sequence ATGACCGACGACAAGACGGGCACCTTCCTCGTCACCGCGGCCGACGACGACTCGGCCGTCCTCAGCGACGTCGACGACGGGCAGGTACACACCCTCGCCGGGAACCCCGGCGTCGAGGCCGGCGAGGCCATCGAGGGCACCGTCGCGCCGGAGCCGCCGATGGAGGTGGCGTGGAAACTCGTGGACGTGGCCGACCGCTGGACGATCAGCGTCGAGGAGAGTTCGGAGTCGCCGACGACGCTCGAACGCGAGCTAGCCGAGGAACAGGCGGTCGGCGAACTCACGAAACGGGAACGTGCGGGGGTCGGCGAGATTCACGTCCTCACCGTGGCCGAGGGCGAGACGGACGCGGCCGTCGCGGACGTGTTAGACGACGCGGCGGGCCTCCGCGAGCGCGCGGCGCGACTCGGCGTCGAACGCGTCGTGGTGCGGTCGGCGCCGGGCGTGGTGAGCGTTCGCTACCTGCCGTAG
- a CDS encoding ABC transporter ATP-binding protein, which produces MAVIEVQGLTKAYGDTVANDRLDFSIESGEIFGYLGPNGAGKSTTIRQLMGFQAPTEGTATIFGHDVRDDRELRQAKARIGFLPGEPAFAPSVTGAEFLDYQAELKGDTRRDELLDLFTPPLSRPVREYSTGNKQMLAIVQAFMHDPDLLIMDEPTSGLDPLKQEAFHDFLRAERARGTTVFFSSHILGEVRRVCDRVGIIRDGRLVTVENVAELLSRGGKQVHLHTETPLTEADFDLDGVVGFESEGREVRFTFTGDYNALFAALADHRVVDIDIDEPPIEEVFMHFYGDEGER; this is translated from the coding sequence ATGGCCGTCATCGAGGTGCAGGGGTTGACCAAGGCCTACGGCGACACCGTGGCCAACGACCGTCTCGACTTCTCCATCGAATCGGGCGAAATCTTCGGCTACCTCGGCCCGAACGGCGCCGGCAAGTCGACGACGATCCGACAGCTCATGGGGTTTCAGGCGCCGACCGAGGGCACCGCGACGATCTTCGGCCACGACGTGCGCGACGACCGGGAACTCCGGCAGGCGAAAGCGCGAATCGGCTTTCTCCCCGGCGAACCCGCCTTCGCCCCGTCCGTCACCGGCGCGGAGTTTCTCGACTACCAGGCCGAACTCAAGGGCGACACCCGCCGCGACGAACTCCTCGACCTGTTCACGCCGCCGCTTTCCCGCCCGGTTCGGGAGTATTCGACGGGCAACAAGCAGATGCTCGCCATCGTGCAGGCGTTCATGCACGACCCCGACCTCCTGATCATGGACGAACCGACCTCGGGGCTCGACCCGCTCAAACAGGAGGCGTTTCACGACTTCCTCCGCGCGGAGCGGGCCCGGGGAACGACCGTCTTCTTCTCCTCTCACATCCTCGGCGAGGTTCGGCGGGTCTGTGATCGGGTGGGGATCATCCGTGACGGCCGCCTCGTCACCGTCGAGAACGTCGCGGAACTGCTGTCCCGGGGGGGCAAGCAGGTCCACCTCCACACCGAAACGCCGCTGACCGAGGCGGATTTCGACCTCGATGGCGTCGTCGGCTTCGAGTCCGAGGGCCGCGAGGTGCGCTTTACGTTCACCGGCGACTACAACGCCCTGTTCGCGGCGCTCGCCGACCACCGAGTCGTCGATATCGATATCGACGAACCGCCGATAGAGGAGGTTTTCATGCACTTCTACGGCGACGAAGGTGAGCGATGA
- a CDS encoding COG1361 S-layer family protein: MTASRSRVVVVGLLLLLAAVAPVVGVEQVIGSPDVDVFSPDNEVHPGEETTLPVYLSNTGQLRQSGPAEYVDRVTTARGLTFTVSDGDAPIDVNTGRYPVGSVPEGTAGPFPVSITVAEDAPPGTYRLPVRVRYAYTLMVDYSTSPPDFVDSTRDRRQYLTVVVRDVPRFEVVNTSSSVGVGGRGNVSVTVENVGTDPARDATLRLDSPSDEVFLGTRSTSSRAFTGTWNPGERRTFAFAARTTDDAVIREYPLVARVAYRDRDGIGRTSRELTTGFTPLPEQTFAVSNLSTDLYVGEPGTIRGTVVNTGPRTVTDATLVYTSSTPNLQPVDREVALGRLAPGERHDFAYEMTVSERASATTLPANLSVRYRDGEGNRGTSDPLEPSVVVAPERTWLAVTPESNTFTVDSENRLTIRIRNVEGVPLRNVVARLSVDAPFETESRVAYVDDLRPNASATLAFELTVSEDAVPTRSSVRLNVTADRPDGETIHLDTYDVPVVVADEAGPTDIVVLVAGSLVALALLVGGWLWIRR, encoded by the coding sequence ATGACTGCGTCACGCTCCCGGGTCGTCGTCGTCGGACTCCTCCTCCTGTTGGCGGCCGTCGCCCCCGTCGTCGGCGTCGAACAGGTCATCGGCTCCCCCGACGTCGACGTCTTCAGTCCCGACAACGAGGTGCACCCCGGCGAGGAGACGACGCTCCCGGTCTACCTCTCGAACACCGGGCAACTGCGCCAGTCCGGGCCGGCCGAGTACGTCGACCGCGTCACCACGGCGCGTGGCCTGACGTTCACCGTCTCCGACGGGGACGCCCCCATCGACGTCAACACCGGTCGGTATCCGGTCGGAAGCGTCCCGGAGGGAACCGCCGGCCCGTTCCCCGTCTCGATCACCGTCGCCGAGGACGCCCCGCCGGGCACCTATCGGCTCCCCGTCCGCGTGCGCTACGCCTACACGCTCATGGTCGATTACAGCACCTCGCCTCCGGATTTCGTCGACAGCACCCGGGATCGGCGGCAGTATCTGACCGTCGTCGTCCGCGACGTGCCGCGGTTCGAGGTGGTGAACACGTCGTCGAGCGTCGGTGTCGGCGGCCGTGGCAACGTCTCCGTCACCGTCGAGAACGTCGGCACCGACCCCGCCCGCGACGCGACGCTCCGACTCGACTCGCCGTCGGACGAGGTGTTTCTCGGCACGCGCTCGACGAGTTCGCGGGCCTTCACCGGCACCTGGAACCCCGGCGAACGCCGGACGTTCGCGTTCGCGGCCCGCACCACCGACGACGCCGTGATCCGGGAGTACCCCCTCGTCGCGCGGGTGGCGTACCGCGACCGCGACGGCATCGGGCGCACCTCCCGCGAACTGACGACCGGCTTCACCCCCCTGCCCGAACAGACCTTCGCCGTCTCGAACCTCTCGACCGACCTGTACGTCGGCGAACCCGGGACGATTCGGGGGACCGTCGTCAACACCGGTCCGCGGACGGTCACCGACGCGACCCTCGTCTACACGTCGTCGACTCCGAACCTCCAGCCCGTCGACCGGGAGGTTGCCCTCGGGCGCCTCGCCCCCGGCGAGCGACACGACTTCGCCTACGAAATGACCGTCTCCGAGCGCGCGTCCGCGACGACCCTGCCCGCGAACCTCTCGGTTCGGTACCGCGACGGCGAGGGGAACCGGGGGACGAGCGATCCGCTGGAGCCGTCGGTCGTCGTCGCCCCCGAACGGACCTGGCTGGCGGTGACGCCCGAGTCGAACACGTTCACTGTCGACTCCGAGAACCGCCTGACGATCCGGATCCGAAACGTCGAGGGCGTCCCCCTCCGGAACGTGGTCGCCCGCCTCTCCGTGGACGCCCCCTTCGAGACGGAGTCGCGTGTCGCGTACGTGGACGACCTTCGTCCGAACGCGTCCGCGACGCTCGCGTTCGAACTCACCGTCTCCGAGGACGCCGTCCCGACGCGGTCGTCGGTCCGACTGAACGTGACGGCCGACCGGCCGGACGGCGAGACGATTCATCTCGACACCTACGACGTGCCGGTGGTCGTCGCCGACGAGGCGGGACCGACCGATATCGTCGTCCTCGTCGCCGGATCGCTGGTCGCGCTTGCCCTCCTCGTCGGCGGGTGGCTGTGGATCCGGCGGTAG
- the mch gene encoding methenyltetrahydromethanopterin cyclohydrolase — translation MESLNRMAVELVDEAIDFAGELNVDVFELDSGATVLDFGVEAAGGLEAGLLLAEIQTAGLATIQTRMDEVAGTPFPHVELTTDKPALALLCSQKAGWELAAEGVDGLGSGPARALVGEEYEFEVVGYYDEFDLTVLAVEADSLPGDAAAEQVADRAGVAPSGVFLPTYATGSMAGSVSAAARAPELALFRLFELGYDPTDVVSAAGSAPVAPVSHDEGVAMGRTNDALAYGGQVYVQVREDFDRFDEVPSTAAAEYDTPFEQVFEDADWDFYEVPESVFAPAQVTVDVVDGPTYALGETNHDLLAESFGL, via the coding sequence ATGGAGAGTCTCAACCGGATGGCCGTCGAACTCGTCGACGAGGCGATCGACTTCGCGGGCGAACTCAACGTCGACGTGTTCGAACTCGACTCGGGGGCGACGGTCCTCGATTTCGGCGTCGAGGCAGCGGGTGGCCTCGAAGCCGGGCTGTTGCTCGCGGAGATACAGACCGCCGGGCTGGCGACGATTCAGACCCGCATGGACGAGGTGGCCGGGACGCCCTTCCCGCACGTCGAACTCACGACCGACAAGCCGGCGCTCGCGCTCCTCTGCTCGCAGAAAGCGGGCTGGGAACTCGCCGCGGAGGGGGTCGACGGCCTCGGTTCCGGCCCGGCGCGCGCCCTCGTCGGGGAGGAGTACGAGTTCGAAGTCGTCGGCTACTACGACGAGTTCGATCTGACCGTTCTGGCCGTCGAGGCGGATAGTCTGCCGGGCGACGCCGCGGCCGAGCAGGTGGCCGACCGCGCCGGCGTCGCGCCGAGCGGTGTCTTCCTGCCGACGTACGCCACGGGGTCGATGGCCGGGAGCGTCAGCGCCGCCGCTCGCGCGCCCGAACTCGCGCTCTTTCGGCTGTTCGAACTCGGCTACGACCCGACTGACGTGGTGTCGGCGGCCGGGAGCGCGCCCGTCGCCCCCGTGAGCCACGACGAAGGGGTGGCGATGGGCCGCACCAACGACGCCCTCGCCTACGGCGGGCAGGTGTACGTGCAGGTGCGCGAGGACTTCGACCGGTTCGACGAGGTGCCCTCCACCGCCGCCGCGGAGTACGACACGCCCTTCGAGCAGGTGTTCGAGGACGCCGACTGGGACTTCTACGAGGTGCCCGAGTCGGTGTTCGCGCCCGCGCAGGTGACCGTCGACGTCGTCGACGGCCCGACGTACGCGCTGGGCGAGACGAATCACGACCTGCTGGCCGAGTCGTTCGGGCTGTGA
- a CDS encoding ABC transporter permease: MMLPTTRYDARRRVRGTLAFAILLAAFALLIIYLFPTIAESSADIDALIESLPESFREGFGAETYTTIEGFVAAELYQTVWVLLLGLYMAYAGGGLLAGDVESGRLYLVLATPVSRKRVAFEKFLSLGLPIVVLNVTMPLVVFAGTVAIDYPLDPYYLLIVHVLSIPYLLVCSGIGMALSTVLDRGDAAQRSALALLFLCFLLDSVTLGTDVEWLGAVSPTRYLDPTEVLLHETVDLVDPLLLLLVAIVLVFLSLRYFQTRDL; the protein is encoded by the coding sequence ATGATGCTCCCGACGACCCGCTACGACGCGCGACGGCGCGTCCGCGGCACCCTCGCCTTTGCCATCCTCCTCGCCGCCTTCGCCCTGCTTATCATCTACCTCTTTCCGACAATCGCCGAGTCGAGCGCCGACATCGACGCCCTCATCGAGTCGCTCCCCGAGTCGTTCCGGGAGGGGTTCGGCGCCGAGACGTACACGACCATCGAGGGATTCGTCGCCGCCGAACTGTACCAGACCGTCTGGGTGCTGTTGCTCGGCCTCTACATGGCCTACGCCGGCGGTGGCCTCCTCGCGGGCGACGTCGAGTCCGGGCGCCTCTATCTGGTGCTCGCGACGCCCGTATCGCGGAAGCGGGTCGCCTTCGAGAAGTTCCTCTCGCTCGGTCTCCCCATCGTCGTCCTCAACGTGACGATGCCGCTGGTCGTCTTCGCCGGGACCGTCGCCATCGACTACCCGCTCGACCCCTACTACCTGCTGATCGTCCACGTCCTCTCGATCCCCTATCTCCTCGTCTGTAGCGGAATCGGAATGGCGCTCTCGACGGTCCTCGATCGGGGCGACGCCGCCCAGCGGAGCGCCCTCGCCCTCCTCTTTCTCTGCTTTCTCCTCGACTCGGTGACGCTCGGGACGGACGTGGAGTGGCTCGGCGCGGTCAGCCCCACGCGGTATCTCGACCCGACCGAGGTCCTCCTCCACGAGACGGTCGACCTCGTCGACCCCCTGCTCCTGTTGCTCGTCGCTATCGTCCTCGTGTTCCTCAGCCTCCGCTACTTCCAGACTCGTGACCTCTAA
- a CDS encoding thiamine-binding protein, which yields MTVVALLSVAPVKEGSMAEDVADAVAALDEFDVSYETNPMGTVIEADDVGVLFAACEAAHRAVEADRVSTVLKIDDKRTSTASAASKVEGVEAALGREAKRDRQ from the coding sequence ATGACCGTCGTTGCACTCCTGTCGGTTGCCCCGGTGAAAGAGGGAAGCATGGCCGAGGACGTGGCGGATGCGGTGGCTGCACTGGACGAGTTCGACGTGAGCTACGAGACGAATCCGATGGGAACGGTGATCGAAGCCGACGACGTGGGTGTCCTGTTCGCCGCCTGTGAGGCGGCCCATCGCGCAGTGGAGGCGGATCGGGTGAGTACGGTCCTGAAAATCGACGACAAGCGAACGAGTACGGCCTCGGCGGCGTCGAAGGTCGAGGGGGTCGAGGCGGCGCTTGGACGGGAGGCGAAGCGCGACCGGCAGTGA